The proteins below are encoded in one region of Gemmatimonadota bacterium:
- a CDS encoding phytanoyl-CoA dioxygenase family protein yields the protein MLTDEQVIQYREDGFLVFESLIQGERLAWYKQVFDELVTQGSRLNEQTPHWSLELDEGGEPRAGLLHKVQGVCVVDDRVLELAREPAIVDRVAELIGENLDVFGTKFFPKLPDGGTSTGWHQDNFYFGTDTDRIVSCGIYLEDADVENGCLRVVPRSHRIGEIVEHRSELSRHGSWTKVDEAQAVDLVIPAGTVVLFSANLLHGAYDNHSSRTRYSTAWHYMPEELNPEKFLKGVYEDRHVARKV from the coding sequence ATGTTAACCGACGAACAGGTAATACAGTACCGGGAAGACGGGTTTCTCGTTTTTGAATCCCTGATACAGGGCGAGCGACTGGCCTGGTACAAGCAGGTATTCGATGAACTTGTCACACAGGGCAGCCGGTTGAATGAGCAGACCCCGCACTGGTCACTCGAGCTGGACGAAGGCGGCGAACCCAGGGCGGGTCTGCTGCACAAAGTCCAGGGCGTATGCGTGGTCGACGACCGCGTGCTGGAACTGGCGCGGGAACCGGCGATTGTAGACCGCGTGGCTGAGTTGATCGGCGAGAATCTCGACGTGTTCGGCACCAAGTTCTTTCCGAAGTTGCCCGATGGCGGCACGTCGACGGGCTGGCACCAGGACAATTTCTATTTCGGGACCGATACGGATCGCATCGTCAGTTGCGGGATCTACCTGGAAGATGCGGACGTGGAGAACGGTTGCCTGCGGGTGGTGCCGCGCAGCCACCGGATCGGTGAGATCGTCGAGCACCGCAGTGAGCTAAGCAGGCATGGCAGCTGGACAAAGGTCGATGAAGCCCAAGCCGTGGACCTGGTTATACCCGCGGGCACGGTCGTGCTGTTTTCCGCCAATCTCCTGCACGGCGCCTACGACAACCACAGCAGCCGCACCCGCTACAGCACGGCATGGCATTACATGCCCGAAGAACTCAATCCCGAGAAGTTCCTCAAAGGAGTTTACGAAGACCGGCACGTGGCGAGAAAGGTTTAA
- a CDS encoding DUF4377 domain-containing protein: protein MRSFDTSTSRCKSYVLPIVAALVITSVFAGCDGDTDPTGPGPDGQEYIETRVVTVGPTLAKCYGVGLRTCMVVDGGFFYDAIEGFEYETGYTYRLRIGKYDPWGGREPPQDASRYAYRLLEQLEKNPAPSTAVTLTVGPARVVCARSDDFCPVVNGVPYDDTINDFDYEAGYHYVLEANRYNDGRYVLTSVVSKTRAQGIEEEEITIDWGRVDCGDGHPGFCKVYSGVPYRGEIVGFHPRHEFNYRLRVEKFSMSPEGMNGMDGTPGGMTGSPLVPAYGYRWLETLEETQGG from the coding sequence ATGCGATCTTTCGATACTTCAACCAGTCGCTGCAAAAGCTACGTTCTGCCGATCGTTGCGGCCCTTGTCATTACCAGCGTCTTCGCCGGCTGTGACGGCGACACGGACCCGACAGGACCCGGCCCGGACGGGCAGGAGTACATCGAGACCCGGGTCGTTACCGTCGGTCCCACCCTGGCCAAATGCTACGGCGTGGGCCTGCGGACCTGCATGGTGGTCGACGGCGGTTTTTTCTACGATGCGATCGAAGGTTTCGAGTACGAGACCGGCTATACCTATCGCCTCCGGATCGGAAAATACGATCCATGGGGCGGGCGTGAGCCGCCGCAGGACGCCAGCCGGTACGCCTACCGGTTGCTGGAGCAGCTGGAGAAGAACCCGGCACCTTCCACGGCGGTCACCCTGACGGTAGGTCCCGCGCGCGTTGTATGCGCCCGCAGTGACGACTTCTGTCCGGTGGTGAATGGCGTGCCGTACGACGACACCATCAACGACTTCGACTACGAGGCCGGCTATCACTATGTCCTCGAGGCGAACCGGTATAACGATGGACGGTACGTCCTGACGAGCGTGGTCTCGAAGACCAGGGCGCAAGGAATTGAGGAAGAAGAGATCACCATCGATTGGGGCCGGGTCGATTGCGGCGACGGCCATCCCGGGTTCTGCAAGGTCTATAGCGGCGTTCCCTACCGAGGAGAGATCGTGGGCTTCCACCCGAGGCACGAATTCAACTACCGCCTGCGCGTCGAGAAGTTCAGCATGTCTCCCGAAGGTATGAACGGCATGGACGGAACACCCGGCGGTATGACCGGATCACCCCTGGTTCCGGCTTACGGCTATCGCTGGCTGGAGACGCTGGAGGAAACGCAGGGAGGTTGA
- the katG gene encoding catalase/peroxidase HPI — translation MTTNQTWWPDQLDLKPLRRNAPQSDPMDEEFDYAEAVKDLDVDALRKDIEAVMTTSQDWWPADYGHYGPLFIRMTWHAAGTYRIFDGRGGGGSGHQRFAPLNSWPDNGNLDKARRLLWPIKKKYGRNLSWADLLIFAGNCALESMGFKTFGFAFGRPDVWEADETDWGSETTWLDDQRHSEDGELKCPLGADHMGLIYVNPEGPNGNPDPALAAQYIRQTFKNMAMNDEETVALIAGGHTFGKAHGAGPEDHVGPEPEGACIHQQGLGWKSSHGSGKAGDTITSGLEGAWTSNPVKWDNEFVENLYGHEWELTKSPAGKSQYTPANASEVANVPDAHDPSKKHAPMMLTTDLSLKEDPDYAAITQRFLERPADLEDAFARAWFKLLHRDMGPRSRYIGPLVPAEPLLWQDPVPEVDHALIDEQDVAALKEQVLASGLSVSRMVSTAWAAASSYRGTDKRGGANGARIRLAPQKDWEVNDPAALGEVLPKLEQIQAEFNKAQSGGKRVSLADLIVLAGCAGIEQAARDAGHGVQVPFMPGRTDATDEWTDAESFAVLEPTADGFRNYLQAGQDGKPEDLLVERSYMLNLTAPEMTALVGGLRALDANTGQSKHGVLTDWPGTLTNDFFVNLLDMDIAWSATSEGDDVYEGRDGQTGEVKWTATRVDLVFGSNSELRAYAEVYGSDDGRDKFVNDFVAAWTKVMNLDRFDLT, via the coding sequence ATGACGACCAACCAGACCTGGTGGCCGGATCAATTGGACCTGAAGCCGTTGCGCCGGAACGCGCCGCAATCCGACCCCATGGACGAGGAATTCGACTACGCCGAGGCGGTCAAGGACCTCGACGTCGATGCGCTTCGCAAAGACATCGAAGCGGTGATGACCACCTCGCAGGACTGGTGGCCCGCCGATTACGGCCACTACGGACCGCTTTTCATCCGCATGACCTGGCACGCCGCAGGCACCTACCGCATCTTTGATGGACGGGGCGGCGGCGGTTCCGGCCACCAGCGCTTCGCGCCGCTCAACAGCTGGCCGGACAACGGGAACCTGGACAAGGCGCGTCGCCTGCTCTGGCCCATCAAGAAGAAATACGGCCGGAATCTCTCCTGGGCCGACTTGCTCATCTTCGCCGGCAACTGCGCGCTCGAATCCATGGGGTTCAAGACCTTCGGTTTCGCCTTCGGCCGCCCGGACGTGTGGGAGGCGGACGAGACGGACTGGGGCTCGGAGACGACGTGGCTCGACGACCAGCGCCACAGCGAAGACGGGGAGCTCAAGTGCCCCCTCGGGGCGGACCACATGGGCCTGATCTACGTGAACCCGGAAGGACCGAACGGCAATCCGGACCCGGCCCTGGCGGCGCAGTACATCCGCCAGACCTTCAAGAACATGGCGATGAACGACGAGGAGACGGTCGCCTTGATCGCCGGCGGACATACCTTCGGCAAGGCCCACGGCGCCGGTCCCGAGGACCATGTCGGTCCCGAGCCGGAGGGCGCCTGTATTCATCAGCAGGGTCTCGGTTGGAAGAGCAGCCACGGAAGCGGAAAGGCCGGCGATACGATCACCAGCGGCCTGGAAGGCGCATGGACCAGCAACCCGGTGAAGTGGGACAACGAGTTCGTCGAGAACCTCTACGGCCACGAGTGGGAGCTGACGAAGAGTCCCGCGGGCAAATCGCAGTATACGCCCGCGAACGCCTCCGAGGTGGCCAACGTGCCGGACGCCCATGATCCTTCGAAGAAGCACGCCCCCATGATGCTCACCACGGACCTGTCCCTGAAGGAGGACCCGGACTACGCGGCGATCACCCAGCGCTTCCTCGAGCGTCCGGCGGACCTGGAAGACGCCTTCGCCAGGGCGTGGTTCAAGCTGCTACACCGCGACATGGGCCCCCGCAGCCGGTATATCGGTCCGCTGGTTCCCGCGGAACCGCTGCTCTGGCAAGACCCCGTTCCGGAGGTCGATCACGCATTGATCGACGAGCAGGATGTCGCCGCCCTGAAAGAGCAGGTCCTGGCCTCCGGTCTGTCCGTTTCCCGAATGGTCTCGACCGCCTGGGCTGCGGCGTCATCCTACCGCGGCACGGACAAGCGCGGCGGCGCGAACGGCGCGCGCATCCGCCTCGCCCCGCAGAAGGACTGGGAAGTGAACGACCCGGCCGCCCTCGGCGAGGTATTGCCAAAACTCGAGCAGATCCAGGCGGAGTTCAACAAAGCACAGTCCGGCGGCAAGCGGGTCTCTCTGGCCGACCTGATCGTCCTGGCCGGATGCGCGGGCATCGAACAGGCTGCCCGGGACGCCGGTCATGGTGTGCAGGTTCCTTTTATGCCGGGACGCACCGACGCGACGGACGAATGGACCGATGCAGAGTCCTTCGCCGTACTCGAACCCACCGCGGACGGGTTCCGCAACTACCTCCAGGCCGGACAGGACGGCAAGCCGGAAGACCTGCTGGTGGAGCGGTCGTACATGCTGAACCTCACCGCGCCCGAGATGACGGCGCTCGTCGGGGGCCTGCGCGCCCTGGACGCCAACACCGGGCAGTCGAAGCACGGCGTGCTTACCGACTGGCCGGGAACGCTGACCAACGACTTCTTCGTGAACCTCCTCGACATGGATATCGCGTGGAGCGCTACGTCCGAAGGGGATGACGTGTACGAGGGACGCGACGGTCAGACCGGCGAGGTGAAGTGGACCGCCACCCGGGTGGACCTGGTCTTCGGTTCGAACTCCGAGCTTCGGGCCTATGCGGAGGTCTACGGAAGCGACGATGGTCGGGATAAGTTCGTGAACGACTTCGTGGCAGCCTGGACCAAGGTGATGAACCTGGACCGGTTCGACCTGACGTAG